The proteins below come from a single Staphylococcus sp. MI 10-1553 genomic window:
- a CDS encoding NUMOD4 domain-containing protein → MEVWKPILNYEGLYEVSNTGKIKSLKKSIIMKPPTNNSGYKTKVNCGVGYRRMHHDI, encoded by the coding sequence TTGGAAGTATGGAAACCAATTTTAAACTATGAGGGTTTATATGAAGTGAGTAATACAGGAAAAATAAAGAGTTTAAAGAAAAGTATCATCATGAAACCACCTACAAATAACAGTGGTTATAAAACAAAGGTCAACTGTGGGGTTGGTTACAGGAGGATGCATCATGACATTTAA
- a CDS encoding AAA family ATPase → MTFNIKPASEIQKKKITYLLYAPPGTGKTHTINFLEGKTLYISVDKTEYPLRNNPDVDILDFNTHEAWNEYAELAKFLKESDLSKYENIVIDNISELFRAMLANLGRDGRNQRVPEMRHYQQVDFFIIDSFRFMQSLGKRLVFLAWETTEEFHSEGGQILTKTVPDIRKTIRDNIAGLCQVVAKLKYNEKTETRGFYLQATNSIYAKNQLDSRKHCLQDELFNVGGEVVNNGD, encoded by the coding sequence ATGACATTTAACATAAAACCAGCATCAGAAATACAAAAAAAGAAAATAACTTATTTATTATATGCACCTCCTGGAACCGGTAAAACACATACGATCAATTTTTTAGAAGGTAAAACATTATATATATCTGTAGATAAAACAGAATACCCACTAAGAAATAATCCGGATGTAGATATTTTAGATTTTAATACTCACGAGGCTTGGAATGAATATGCTGAACTAGCAAAGTTTTTAAAAGAATCAGACTTATCGAAGTACGAAAATATAGTAATAGATAACATTTCTGAATTGTTTAGAGCGATGTTAGCAAATTTAGGAAGAGACGGACGAAATCAAAGAGTCCCAGAAATGAGACATTATCAACAAGTAGATTTCTTCATAATTGACAGTTTTAGATTTATGCAATCACTGGGCAAGCGTCTCGTTTTTTTAGCGTGGGAAACCACAGAAGAATTTCATTCGGAGGGTGGTCAAATTCTCACTAAAACTGTGCCGGATATTCGGAAAACTATACGTGATAATATCGCAGGACTGTGTCAAGTAGTTGCAAAATTGAAGTATAACGAAAAGACAGAAACAAGAGGTTTTTACTTACAAGCTACAAATAGTATTTACGCTAAAAATCAGTTAGATAGCAGAAAACATTGTCTGCAAGATGAATTATTTAACGTTGGCGGGGAGGTGGTCAACAATGGCGACTAA
- a CDS encoding DEAD/DEAH box helicase produces MSEVARRATDKGNRVLFCVHRIELVNQIKNTFRLNNVDMDLCHVGMVQTIKNRVKRGAEPEPSIILVDEAHHSLAKTYLDIFEAFPDAYVFGFSATPCRLNGRGFTDVFTDLIPGKTVKWLIDNKRLAPFKYYSVNLLDANQLKTASTGDYRSDSITNAMKTTIYGDAVENYKKFADGKKTIIYTHNVESSKQVAEKFNQSGYKALQVDGKTPKSERDAAMAKFRNNEVNILVNAELYGEGVDVPDCHCVILLRPTKSLTLFIQQTMRAMRYQENKTAIIIDHVGNYLTHGLPTTEHDWHEHFKGVDKKKREENTVMAKQCPECFSVVASTHSECPYCGHEWKSEEQALQQDSETELEEITEETFIKLNFKEPKDCKSMKELYELAKNRGYKPGWAYFQGKHLGLIK; encoded by the coding sequence ATGTCAGAGGTAGCAAGGCGTGCGACTGACAAAGGCAATAGAGTGCTGTTTTGCGTACACAGGATAGAGTTAGTGAACCAAATCAAAAACACGTTTCGATTAAACAATGTTGACATGGATCTATGTCATGTCGGAATGGTTCAAACAATCAAGAATCGTGTCAAACGTGGTGCAGAACCTGAACCGTCAATCATCTTAGTGGACGAAGCGCACCACTCATTAGCAAAAACGTATCTCGATATATTCGAGGCGTTTCCCGACGCGTATGTGTTTGGCTTCAGCGCAACACCATGTAGATTAAACGGTAGAGGTTTTACAGACGTGTTCACTGATTTAATACCTGGTAAAACAGTTAAATGGTTAATCGACAACAAACGATTAGCACCGTTTAAATATTATTCGGTGAATTTGCTCGACGCTAATCAATTAAAAACAGCTAGCACAGGTGACTACCGTTCTGATTCAATTACAAACGCGATGAAAACGACAATTTATGGTGATGCCGTTGAAAACTATAAGAAGTTTGCTGACGGTAAGAAAACTATTATCTACACTCACAATGTTGAATCGAGTAAGCAGGTTGCAGAAAAGTTTAATCAATCAGGTTATAAAGCGTTGCAAGTTGATGGTAAAACACCTAAATCTGAACGTGATGCAGCAATGGCAAAATTCAGAAATAACGAGGTTAATATACTCGTTAATGCCGAGTTGTACGGCGAAGGTGTAGACGTGCCAGATTGTCACTGTGTCATACTGCTACGCCCTACTAAATCACTGACGTTATTCATTCAGCAGACTATGCGTGCGATGCGTTATCAAGAAAACAAGACAGCAATCATCATAGATCATGTAGGCAATTATCTTACACATGGGTTACCTACAACCGAGCATGACTGGCATGAGCATTTTAAAGGCGTTGATAAAAAGAAGCGTGAAGAGAATACTGTTATGGCTAAACAATGCCCAGAATGTTTTAGTGTAGTAGCTTCTACACACTCGGAATGTCCATATTGCGGGCATGAATGGAAATCAGAAGAGCAAGCATTACAACAAGATTCAGAAACAGAATTAGAAGAAATTACAGAAGAAACATTTATCAAATTAAATTTTAAAGAACCTAAAGACTGCAAGAGTATGAAAGAGTTATACGAATTAGCTAAAAACAGGGGTTATAAACCTGGTTGGGCATACTTTCAAGGCAAACATTTAGGACTAATCAAATAA
- a CDS encoding DUF669 domain-containing protein, whose translation MTNFTLNMEDTFDGGIQDGTYETVITKCEENVTPGGAEHVDMRLTIRNDVNQKYKNNVIFHKIWKAKATGKYDMRFFNTIGAAAQLQQGKAYSSIEELFNDYLGKPVKVTVKNETSEYNGNTYENLNVKRWDKTALPEMTHQFKTTEDGENPFAGGEVNVDDDDLPF comes from the coding sequence ATGACAAACTTTACTTTAAATATGGAGGATACTTTCGATGGAGGTATCCAAGATGGGACTTATGAAACGGTGATTACAAAGTGTGAGGAAAATGTAACGCCAGGTGGAGCAGAACACGTAGACATGCGCTTAACAATCAGAAATGACGTAAATCAAAAATATAAAAATAACGTTATTTTCCATAAGATTTGGAAAGCAAAAGCAACTGGTAAATACGACATGCGATTTTTCAACACAATCGGTGCAGCGGCACAATTGCAACAAGGTAAAGCATATTCGTCAATTGAAGAATTATTCAATGACTACTTAGGCAAACCAGTTAAAGTCACAGTTAAAAACGAAACTTCAGAATATAACGGCAACACTTATGAAAATCTAAACGTTAAACGTTGGGATAAAACAGCGTTACCGGAAATGACACATCAATTTAAAACTACCGAAGACGGTGAGAATCCATTTGCAGGTGGAGAAGTTAATGTTGATGATGACGACTTACCATTTTAA
- a CDS encoding phage/plasmid primase, P4 family, giving the protein MYDNIPYELKELDRWCCFKIEQGTNGRKTKRPYNPLTNQMAKSNDENTWVSFEDAASLSINYDGIGFFFKEPYIGVDLDGVGKEITEYLENEEAENIVSEFIEILETYAEISPSGSGIHLIVKGELPAKGRRRGNVEIYNHGRFFTMTGKHIGGYNRINEDEMNKLSYLHSKYILKPDTEKKIINTNKGFGNDLSIEQIIDIAKKSKNGLRFTTLYEGDWSQFYSSQSEADLAFCNDLAFWTARDPHKMDAIFRKSVLYRDKWDETRGEDTYGNITISRAIESCSNEFIPEVSPDNDFQIYVMEQDVKPAKKDKRYSYDDTGNAERLRDYYGDYIRYNYTANAWFYYDGKRWKKDDAGKMKHLVDKVVNKLKDEKLYISDDVDEEDMKKYRYRHWKDSRNHSKKVNMMKECQHLLPIHHHNFDTDFTLFNTQNGYIDLATGMLHEHEKNKFFTKMSNTEYTDNADCPIWLDFLNDIFLGRQELIDYIQRAVGYSLSGFTSEQVLFVLYGNGRNGKSVFLDIMNEVFGDYATNIRPQAIMAGKNNSDASPEIAKLDGARFVTTTEPNEGDRFDEGLLKQLTGGDKVSARRLYENEFEFTPQLKLWMATNHKPYVRGTDEGIWRRFVIIPFEKQIPLHEVDKDLTQKLKKELPAIIKWCVDGYLEWQRLGLAEPKIIREQREEYRTEMDPIEMFLDECCRKRSETSRVKGSLLFQAYDMWAKENHQYRMTSTKFGKEMKKKIKWKPSNGIQYLGIELLKEYNPNFIKLNL; this is encoded by the coding sequence ATGTACGACAATATACCTTACGAATTAAAAGAATTAGATCGTTGGTGTTGCTTCAAGATTGAGCAAGGTACAAACGGGCGTAAAACAAAACGCCCTTATAACCCCCTTACCAATCAAATGGCGAAGTCCAACGACGAAAATACATGGGTATCGTTCGAAGATGCCGCAAGTCTATCTATCAATTATGACGGTATTGGTTTTTTCTTCAAAGAACCATATATCGGTGTCGACCTAGATGGTGTCGGTAAAGAAATTACCGAATATTTAGAAAATGAAGAAGCCGAAAACATTGTTTCGGAATTTATAGAGATACTCGAAACCTATGCAGAAATCAGTCCATCGGGAAGCGGTATTCACTTAATTGTTAAAGGTGAATTACCTGCAAAAGGTCGCAGACGTGGCAATGTAGAAATTTATAATCATGGTCGATTCTTCACGATGACAGGCAAACACATTGGTGGATATAACCGCATTAACGAAGATGAGATGAATAAACTATCCTACTTACACAGTAAATACATTCTAAAGCCTGATACAGAAAAGAAAATTATTAACACCAACAAAGGATTCGGCAATGATTTATCAATAGAACAGATTATCGATATTGCTAAAAAATCTAAAAATGGTTTACGTTTTACTACTCTATACGAGGGGGATTGGTCACAATTCTACTCATCACAATCAGAAGCGGACCTCGCATTCTGTAACGACCTAGCGTTTTGGACCGCACGTGATCCACACAAGATGGACGCGATTTTCAGAAAATCAGTGTTATACCGTGATAAATGGGATGAAACTCGTGGTGAAGATACGTACGGCAATATCACAATTTCAAGAGCAATAGAAAGTTGCAGCAACGAGTTTATTCCTGAAGTTTCACCCGATAACGATTTTCAGATTTATGTCATGGAGCAAGACGTTAAGCCTGCAAAGAAAGACAAGCGTTATTCATACGATGACACGGGCAACGCTGAACGATTACGTGATTATTACGGCGATTACATTCGATACAACTACACAGCAAATGCATGGTTTTACTATGACGGCAAGCGTTGGAAAAAAGACGATGCAGGTAAGATGAAGCATCTTGTGGATAAAGTTGTGAATAAGTTGAAAGACGAAAAATTGTACATCAGTGATGATGTGGACGAAGAAGATATGAAGAAGTACCGATATCGACACTGGAAAGATTCACGTAACCACAGTAAAAAAGTGAACATGATGAAAGAATGTCAGCACTTGTTGCCGATTCATCATCATAATTTTGATACGGATTTCACACTTTTTAATACTCAAAACGGTTATATCGATTTAGCTACCGGAATGCTACACGAACATGAGAAAAACAAATTCTTTACAAAAATGAGTAACACAGAATACACAGATAATGCTGATTGTCCGATATGGTTAGACTTCCTAAATGACATATTTTTAGGAAGACAAGAATTAATTGATTATATCCAACGAGCAGTCGGTTACTCATTATCAGGTTTCACATCAGAACAAGTGCTATTTGTTTTATACGGTAATGGTCGAAATGGTAAATCAGTATTTTTAGACATCATGAATGAAGTTTTTGGAGATTATGCAACGAACATTCGACCACAAGCAATCATGGCCGGTAAAAATAATTCTGACGCATCACCTGAAATCGCCAAACTCGATGGCGCTCGATTCGTTACTACTACAGAACCGAATGAGGGTGACCGATTTGACGAGGGATTATTAAAACAATTAACCGGTGGTGACAAGGTGTCAGCACGACGATTATACGAAAACGAATTCGAGTTTACACCACAGTTGAAACTTTGGATGGCAACGAACCATAAGCCATATGTTAGAGGCACTGACGAGGGAATATGGCGAAGATTCGTCATCATACCATTCGAAAAGCAAATACCGCTTCATGAAGTTGATAAGGATCTAACACAGAAACTTAAAAAGGAACTGCCTGCAATCATTAAGTGGTGTGTTGACGGTTACCTTGAGTGGCAACGTCTCGGACTTGCTGAACCAAAAATCATCAGAGAGCAGAGAGAAGAATACCGTACAGAAATGGACCCTATTGAGATGTTTTTAGATGAGTGTTGTAGAAAAAGAAGCGAAACATCAAGAGTCAAAGGTAGTTTACTATTTCAGGCTTACGATATGTGGGCGAAAGAGAATCATCAGTACCGTATGACTAGTACTAAATTCGGTAAAGAAATGAAGAAAAAAATAAAATGGAAGCCCTCAAACGGAATTCAATATTTAGGAATAGAACTTTTGAAAGAGTACAACCCTAATTTTATAAAACTCAACTTGTAA
- a CDS encoding VRR-NUC domain-containing protein: MTEQDIQNLIRIAVSKNNMIFRANVGKVKTADGRIFDTGLPPGFCDLFGFRPDGRIFFIEVKKPGGKVREVQKHFIEVVKRNGAIAGVAYSVEDALKIIEEG; encoded by the coding sequence ATGACAGAACAAGACATTCAAAACTTAATCAGAATCGCAGTGTCAAAAAATAATATGATTTTCAGGGCTAATGTTGGAAAAGTAAAAACAGCAGATGGAAGAATCTTTGATACAGGGTTGCCGCCAGGTTTTTGTGACCTATTCGGTTTTAGACCAGACGGAAGAATATTTTTTATTGAAGTAAAAAAACCAGGTGGCAAAGTTAGAGAGGTGCAAAAACACTTTATAGAAGTTGTTAAACGTAACGGTGCTATTGCAGGCGTCGCATACAGTGTGGAAGATGCCCTGAAAATTATCGAGGAGGGCTAA
- a CDS encoding DUF3310 domain-containing protein, whose product MEIKELKIGDEVQVVFGSQRMRDADDEKWVYEPYFENGTVASVGEYGKNAKVEFKDGSFTIIDEDTEWYLIPSSTEVATHEASEIKKPHHYMFENGTEAIKIINMIVKRYKQSIVAAQIYNAIKYIIRAPFKNGIKDLKKAKESINFAIKFWDNKEMEYKE is encoded by the coding sequence ATGGAAATTAAAGAATTGAAAATCGGTGATGAGGTGCAAGTTGTATTTGGTTCACAACGTATGAGAGATGCAGATGATGAGAAATGGGTTTATGAGCCATATTTTGAGAATGGAACAGTTGCCAGCGTGGGCGAATACGGTAAAAATGCGAAAGTCGAATTTAAAGACGGTAGCTTTACTATTATCGATGAAGACACAGAGTGGTACCTGATTCCAAGCAGCACGGAAGTTGCTACACACGAAGCATCGGAAATAAAGAAACCACATCATTATATGTTCGAAAATGGTACTGAGGCCATCAAAATTATCAATATGATTGTGAAAAGGTATAAACAATCGATTGTCGCAGCACAAATCTATAACGCAATAAAATACATCATTAGAGCGCCTTTTAAAAATGGGATTAAAGATTTGAAAAAAGCAAAAGAAAGTATAAATTTTGCTATCAAATTTTGGGATAACAAAGAGATGGAGTATAAAGAATGA
- a CDS encoding SAV1978 family virulence-associated passenger protein, with amino-acid sequence MTDKPQAKSYLKQYFGTKRYLYQDGRKVAHMHVVNGVYLLHGHFKTKFTRLKLEFDNKQEFYDYLKKHELHFEESKQLSFFEV; translated from the coding sequence ATGACAGACAAGCCACAAGCAAAATCTTACTTAAAACAATACTTTGGTACAAAGCGTTATTTATATCAAGACGGGCGTAAAGTAGCGCATATGCACGTTGTTAATGGTGTGTATTTGTTGCATGGTCATTTCAAAACTAAATTCACAAGATTGAAATTAGAGTTTGATAATAAGCAAGAATTTTATGACTATCTTAAAAAACATGAATTACATTTTGAAGAATCTAAACAGTTAAGTTTTTTTGAGGTGTGA
- a CDS encoding WDGH domain-containing protein, translating into MEEFATNDLNIHIQQLKEKNIISTEDISDGYHTFGQLYHDRAVLFAVILNTYKGKAWKSKQHDDGTMFDGMFIVGITTPQGHYTYHYDLEYWDIYNVKEVEKAPKWDGHTHEDINRLFGLINN; encoded by the coding sequence ATGGAAGAATTTGCCACTAATGATTTAAACATTCACATTCAACAATTAAAGGAAAAAAATATAATCAGTACAGAAGACATATCAGACGGTTATCATACTTTCGGACAATTGTATCACGATAGAGCAGTTCTATTTGCAGTAATCCTGAACACATATAAAGGAAAAGCTTGGAAATCGAAACAACATGATGACGGAACAATGTTTGACGGAATGTTTATTGTTGGCATCACAACACCACAAGGACATTACACATATCACTATGATTTAGAGTATTGGGATATTTACAATGTTAAGGAAGTAGAAAAAGCGCCAAAATGGGACGGACATACTCATGAAGATATTAATAGATTATTCGGACTAATTAACAATTAA
- a CDS encoding dUTPase: protein MTNQLTVEQLEELLTIQNEFDDRIPTLNLDDSKIAYVVEFFEWFNTLETFKNWKKKPGKPLETQLDELADLLAFGLSIANQQVSDINHILDYIEDGDYHEYIENIDVNFNDKDIVYEFMNGIDALYTGWFNVQLFLPFAIAIQYYTIDDLITAYKKKMERNHARQDGTADADKGYV, encoded by the coding sequence ATGACTAATCAATTAACAGTAGAACAGTTAGAAGAATTACTAACGATACAAAACGAATTCGACGATAGAATACCGACATTAAACCTAGATGATAGCAAGATTGCATACGTGGTTGAGTTTTTCGAATGGTTTAACACGTTGGAGACGTTTAAAAATTGGAAAAAGAAACCAGGCAAACCTTTAGAAACACAACTTGATGAACTTGCTGACTTGTTAGCATTTGGGTTGAGCATTGCGAATCAACAAGTAAGCGATATTAATCATATTTTAGATTATATCGAAGATGGGGATTATCACGAATATATTGAAAATATAGATGTAAACTTCAATGATAAAGATATTGTTTATGAATTTATGAATGGTATAGATGCATTATATACTGGGTGGTTTAATGTCCAATTATTTTTACCGTTTGCAATTGCAATCCAATACTACACTATCGACGACCTTATCACAGCATACAAAAAGAAAATGGAGCGTAACCATGCAAGACAAGACGGAACAGCAGACGCAGACAAAGGATACGTCTAA
- a CDS encoding DUF1381 domain-containing protein, which produces MTQYLITTFTDSTGQSFTEVTKARENQKFTVVLAESKEEALRTYRRQILFDALRLVSKGFKDFRNEFKNWKGDKQ; this is translated from the coding sequence GTGACACAGTATTTAATTACTACATTCACAGACTCAACAGGTCAAAGCTTTACTGAAGTGACTAAAGCTAGGGAGAATCAGAAGTTTACAGTTGTGTTAGCAGAAAGTAAAGAGGAAGCGTTAAGGACGTATAGACGACAGATTTTATTTGACGCTCTTCGATTAGTGTCAAAGGGTTTCAAAGATTTTAGAAATGAATTTAAAAATTGGAAAGGTGACAAGCAATGA
- a CDS encoding DUF1514 family protein, with protein sequence MWIIISVILGLIVLIVLADNSLLRKENETLKYTNIYLSVKFKDDVDAKEFERFIKKYK encoded by the coding sequence ATGTGGATTATCATATCGGTAATACTCGGATTAATAGTATTGATAGTATTGGCAGACAATAGTCTGTTACGTAAAGAGAACGAGACCCTAAAGTATACCAATATCTATTTAAGCGTTAAGTTTAAAGACGATGTCGATGCTAAAGAGTTTGAACGCTTTATTAAAAAATATAAATAA
- a CDS encoding transcriptional regulator, which produces MTDIKPGTFRYIESEIYNLEHTKQDIQRLRLEILNPTQPVDNNIIYGPLQSGEPARTTEIMATRLMTNKMLRNQEEMVQAIERTYSKLSDEYKKVIYLKYWASKKYKMEHIADECHMHRNTAGKIRKNFVKAVALEVGMK; this is translated from the coding sequence ATGACTGATATTAAACCTGGAACATTTCGCTATATAGAATCAGAAATATATAATCTTGAACATACAAAGCAAGACATTCAACGGTTGCGATTAGAAATACTTAATCCAACTCAACCCGTCGATAATAATATCATCTATGGTCCGCTTCAGTCAGGAGAACCTGCAAGAACAACAGAAATTATGGCAACGCGGTTAATGACTAATAAGATGCTGCGTAACCAAGAAGAGATGGTACAAGCAATCGAACGCACGTATAGCAAACTATCAGATGAATACAAGAAAGTTATTTATCTGAAATACTGGGCATCTAAAAAGTATAAGATGGAACACATTGCTGATGAATGTCATATGCATAGAAATACAGCTGGTAAGATAAGAAAGAACTTTGTAAAGGCTGTCGCATTGGAAGTAGGAATGAAATAA
- a CDS encoding nucleoside triphosphate pyrophosphohydrolase family protein: MELNKYQSLKKPSDKQSHLLLLMHSVGELSNVYQLDDNDIDRLTLVLGDALEHITCIATLNNISLDTVAGLNVNSYQPELHKVINKGDAVTFNKQKYIVHDVIGNQVLIANQTNDLVVDIKDIGR; encoded by the coding sequence ATGGAGCTGAACAAATACCAATCACTTAAGAAACCGTCAGACAAACAATCACACTTGCTTTTGTTGATGCATTCGGTTGGTGAGTTATCTAATGTATATCAATTAGATGATAACGATATAGATCGTTTAACGTTAGTACTAGGTGATGCGTTAGAACATATCACATGTATAGCTACATTAAATAACATCTCGCTAGATACTGTTGCAGGATTGAATGTGAATAGCTATCAACCTGAGTTACACAAAGTGATTAACAAAGGTGATGCGGTTACTTTTAATAAACAGAAGTATATCGTACATGATGTGATTGGTAATCAAGTATTAATTGCTAACCAAACAAACGATTTAGTAGTAGATATTAAAGACATTGGAAGGTGA
- a CDS encoding HNH endonuclease → MAIMRRCNHPTCNTLISHNERYCDKHKTYTNDKYNDVRQRNDPEYLRFYKSKQWQNMRELVMIENHYLCKSCGRQADVVDHIIPTKVDWSKRLDKNNLQPLCNECHNKKTKREVPRSN, encoded by the coding sequence TTGGCAATCATGAGACGGTGTAATCACCCAACATGCAATACATTAATTAGTCACAACGAACGTTATTGTGATAAGCACAAAACGTACACAAACGATAAATACAACGATGTACGACAGCGTAATGATCCAGAATATTTAAGGTTCTATAAATCAAAACAGTGGCAGAATATGCGTGAATTAGTGATGATAGAAAATCATTACTTATGTAAATCGTGTGGGCGACAAGCGGACGTTGTAGACCATATTATACCGACAAAAGTAGATTGGTCGAAAAGATTAGACAAAAACAATTTACAACCATTGTGCAACGAATGCCACAACAAGAAAACGAAGAGAGAAGTCCCCCGCAGCAATTGA
- a CDS encoding phage terminase small subunit P27 family yields the protein MAGRPKKLLNNSTRNNTKEEILEKEKQEAELSKFSKINAEPPDFLDDIAKEEYRRVIPYMQELPISNLDQAQLAQYCSFYSDFVQASELITRTGGVVIETEKGSKVNPAFTAKEKAGTRMQQAANTLGLTIDSRLRIVVPEEKEDDDPFKEFVSDD from the coding sequence ATGGCCGGTAGACCTAAAAAACTGCTCAATAATTCAACTAGAAATAACACCAAAGAAGAAATTTTAGAAAAAGAAAAGCAAGAAGCCGAATTAAGTAAGTTTTCAAAGATAAACGCTGAACCACCCGACTTTTTAGACGATATTGCAAAAGAAGAATATCGACGTGTAATTCCTTACATGCAAGAATTGCCTATTTCTAATTTAGATCAAGCACAACTAGCACAGTATTGTAGTTTCTATAGTGATTTTGTACAAGCGAGTGAGTTGATAACTAGAACAGGCGGTGTGGTTATTGAAACGGAAAAGGGTTCAAAGGTCAATCCTGCATTCACTGCAAAAGAAAAAGCAGGAACTCGAATGCAACAAGCAGCAAACACATTAGGATTAACGATTGATAGTCGTTTGCGTATCGTTGTGCCTGAAGAAAAAGAAGATGATGACCCATTTAAAGAATTTGTGAGTGATGACTAA